A region from the Acyrthosiphon pisum isolate AL4f chromosome A1, pea_aphid_22Mar2018_4r6ur, whole genome shotgun sequence genome encodes:
- the LOC100574392 gene encoding uncharacterized protein LOC100574392 — MDDERTYELPSLLKTAYYACNKFERDKYDLQDVPDVNMRYCCESLFEIFKIDKNRNTGNDRRTMFSRSLIAINDKRFKTICEEAAFHGHINCLKLAHEIGVPWDDKVCDRAAISGYLECLQYARENGCPWNANTCSNAALNGHMDCLIYARENGCPWNKETCRNAALNGHINCLIYARENGCTWSVDTCSNAALNGHLDCIVYARENGCSWDEWTCRNSALNGHKNCLVYARENGCPWNVETCNNAALNGHMDCLVYARENGCPWNEQTCSNAALNGHINCLVYARENRCPMNEDTCSQAALNGHMDCLVYARENGCPWDVYTSSSAALNGHMDCLVYARKNGCPWAVDTCSNAALNGRIDFLVYARENGCPWDELTCSNAALNGHKECLVYAREYGCPWNEQTCSNAALNGHMDCLVYARENGCPWDVYTSSSAALNGHMDCLVYAQKNGCPWNVDTCSNAALNGRIDFLVYARENGCPWDELTCSNAALNGHIDCLVYARENGCLWNQRTCSNAASKGHMDCLVYARVNGCPWTLDTCRSATFNGHKDCLVYARENGCPWDTDTCRAAALYGHKECLVYARENGCPWNEQTCSNAALKGHMDCLIYARENGCPWDVDTCSNAALKGHMDCLIYARENGCPWDVETCSNAAMNGQKDCLIYARKNGCPWDEWTWGHAELFAHIDCLVYAQENGCPMAYPDFDD, encoded by the coding sequence ATGGACGACGAGAGAACGTATGAATTACCTAGCTTGTTGAAAACGGCATACTACGCTTGTAACAAGTTCGAGCGTGACAAGTACGACCTACAGGATGTACCGGATGTCAATATGCGATATTGTTGCGAGTCGCTgttcgaaatatttaaaatcgacaAAAACCGAAACACGGGCAACGATAGGCGAACCATGTTCAGCAGGTCGCTGATCGCCATCAACGACAAGAGGTTTAAAACCATATGCGAGGAGGCAGCGTTTCACGGCCACATCAATTGCCTGAAACTCGCTCATGAAATCGGCGTTCCTTGGGATGATAAGGTATGCGACCGCGCTGCGATATCGGGGTATTTAGAGTGTCTACAGTACGCcagggaaaacgggtgcccgtggAACGCGAACACGTGCAGCAATGCTGCGTTGAACGGTCACATGGACTGCCTGATttacgcacgggaaaatggGTGCCCGTGGAATAAGGAAACATGCAGAAACGCTGCGTTGAACGGTCACATAAACTGCTTgatatacgcacgggaaaacggttGCACTTGGAGCGTGGACACGTGCAGCAATGCTGCATTGAACGGTCACTTGGACTGCATAGTATACGCAAGAGAAAACGGGTGCTCTTGGGACGAGTGGACGTGCAGAAACTCCGCGTTGAATGGTCATAAGAACTGCCTTGTTTACGCCCGAGAAAACGGATGCCCGTGGAACGTGGAAACGTGCAACAATGCTGCGTTGAACGGTCACATGGACTGCTTGGTGTACGctcgggaaaacgggtgcccttggAATGAGCAGACGTGTAGCAACGCCGCATTGAATGGTCACATAAACTGCCTAGTCTACGCCCGGGAAAACAGATGCCCCATGAACGAGGACACGTGTAGTCAAGCTGCGTTGAACGGTCACATGGACTGCTTAgtatacgcacgggaaaacgggtgtccTTGGGACGTGTACACCTCAAGCAGCGCTGCGTTAAACGGTCACATGGACTGCCTGGTTTACGCCCGGAAAAATGGGTGCCCGTGGGCCGTGGATACTTGCAGTAATGCTGCGTTGAACGGTCGCATAGACTTCCTAGTATACGCGCGGGAAAATGGGTGCCCCTGGGACGAGTTGACGTGCAGCAACGCCGCATTGAATGGTCACAAGGAATGCCTAGTCTACGCACGGGAATACGGGTGCCCTTGGAATGAGCAGACGTGTAGCAACGCTGCGTTGAACGGTCACATGGACTGCTTAgtatacgcacgggaaaacgggtgtccTTGGGACGTGTACACCTCAAGCAGCGCTGCGTTAAACGGTCACATGGACTGCCTGGTTTACGCCCAGAAAAACGGGTGCCCTTGGAACGTGGACACTTGCAGCAACGCTGCGTTGAACGGTCGCATAGACTTCCTAGTATATGCGCGGGAAAATGGGTGCCCCTGGGACGAGTTGACGTGCAGCAACGCCGCATTGAATGGCCACATAGACTGTCTAGtctacgcacgggaaaacgggtgccttTGGAACCAGCGGACTTGCAGCAACGCCGCATCGAAAGGTCACATGGACTGCCTAGTCTACGCCCGGGTGAACGGGTGCCCGTGGACCCTGGATACGTGCCGCAGCGCCACGTTCAACGGTCACAAGGACTGCCTGGTTTACGcccgggaaaacgggtgcccgtggGACACTGACACGTGCCGTGCCGCCGCGTTGTACGGCCACAAGGAATGCCTGgtttacgcacgggaaaacgggtgtccTTGGAACGAGCAGACATGCAGCAACGCCGCGTTGAAAGGTCACATGGACTGCCTGatttacgcacgggaaaacgggtgcccatGGGACGTGGACACTTGCAGCAACGCAGCCTTAAAAGGTCACATGGACTGCCTGATTTACGCTCGagaaaacgggtgcccgtggGACGTGGAAACTTGCAGCAACGCTGCTATGAACGGCCAAAAGGACTGCCTGATTTACGCACGGAAAAACGGGTGCCCTTGGGACGAGTGGACGTGGGGCCACGCCGAGTTGTTTGCTCACATTGACTGCCTTGTTTACGCACAAGAAAACGGGTGCCCCATGGCCTACCCAGATTTTGACGACTAG
- the LOC100573486 gene encoding prostasin — MYLYKIENSNTVLDCGRPYTPNQVLILDGSEAKYGSAPWNVGVYRKSTRNNFNMICGGSLIATNLVVSAAHCFWQEKLTSRILLNDGTYKVGVGKYKSDITIKDNEFTQIVDVGLIYLREGYYGSSGYHAEDLAIIVLSNKITLSNVVMPVCVDWSKRYSILNGSIGKVVGWGKTEKMVESSVLLEANIPYIDHQTCRNMYQNGFQNFVSVDKFCAGTKSGQGVHQGDSGAGFTIEHSSLHFLTGIVSVKDAATNDSIAVFTDVSRHISWIHEIYTNYSYASDSFSGSVR, encoded by the exons atgtacctatacaaaattgaaaattcaaatactGTTTTAGATTGTGGCAGACCATATACTCCTAACCAAGTATTGATTCTAGATGGCTCTGAAGCTAAATATGGATCAGCACCTTGGAATGTTGGAGTATATAGAAAATCcactagaaataattttaacatgatATGTGGAGGATCACTGATTGCTACAAATTTAGTTGTATCTG CTGCTCATTGTTTTTGGCAAGAAAAGTTGAcaagtagaatattattaaacgatgGTACGTATAAAGTTGGCGTTGGAAAGTATAAGAGCGACATTACAATTAAGGACAATGAATTTACCCAGATTGTCGAT GTTGGATTGATATACTTGAGAGAAGGTTATTATGGTTCATCCGGATATCATGCTGAAGATCTAGCTATTATTGtgttatcaaacaaaattaCACTCAGCAATGTAGTTATGCCTGTTTGTGTGGACTGGTCTAAAAGATATTCCATTTTAAATGGATCCATTggaaaa gtcgTTGGCTGGGGGAAAACAGAAAAAATGGTTGAAAGTTCTGTTTTATTAGAAGCTAATATACCATACATCGACCATCAGACTTGTCGAAATATGTACCAAAACGGATTTCAAAACTTTGTTTCTGTTGATAAATTCTGCGCTGGTACTAAAAGTG gacAAGGAGTTCATCAAGGAGATAGTGGTGCCGGATTTACCATTGAACATAgctctttacattttttaactggaaTTGTGAGTGTAAAAGATGCAGCCACAAATGATTCAATCGCAGTTTTTACAGACGTTAGTCGCCACATTTCCTGGATTCATGAAATTTATACCAATTATAGTTATGCAAGTGACAGTTTTTCTGGATCCGTTAGATAG